The genome window GCTCCTTTGTTCTCATTCCATTATAATGGTTAAATGGATTTGGTTGCCTCTCAAGTCTAAAATCTCAAATCTAAAATTACTACAGTCTAAAATGGATCGGGTCGCATCTCAAATCTAAAATCTAAAACGGATGGGCTGATGCTCAAAATTGTTAAATATCCTAGAACTTATCACATCGAAGGTTCGCGCTTCCAACCGGGTGATGAAGACCTCGACAGCGTGCCATTTAGCGTTTTGACCGATCGCCCTCTAATTATAGAAGAAAAGGTAGACGGCGCTAATACAGGCATCAGCTTCGCACCAGACGGACAAATGCTGCTGCAAAGTCGCGGCCACTATCTCACCGGCGGGCCGAGGGAAAAACATTTTAACTTATTCAAACAGTGGGCTTTCAGTCTCAGCCCAGCCCTGGGAGAAGTCCTGGGAAATCGCTATATTCTTTACGGCGAATGGCTTTATGCCAAACACACTGTTTTTTATGATTTTTTGCCGCACTATTTTATGGAATACGACGTGCTCGACTTAGAAACAAATCAATTTTTGAGTACAGAATCCCGCCGCAATTTGTTAAGCGGATTGCCGTTGGTGTCCGTTCCCGTGCTGTTTTCTGGAGTGCTGAAATCTCCCAAGCAAATGATGCAGTTTATGGAAAAATCTAATTTTATTCAACCCGGACATTTGGAACGCTTGCGTT of Oscillatoria nigro-viridis PCC 7112 contains these proteins:
- a CDS encoding RNA ligase family protein; amino-acid sequence: MLKIVKYPRTYHIEGSRFQPGDEDLDSVPFSVLTDRPLIIEEKVDGANTGISFAPDGQMLLQSRGHYLTGGPREKHFNLFKQWAFSLSPALGEVLGNRYILYGEWLYAKHTVFYDFLPHYFMEYDVLDLETNQFLSTESRRNLLSGLPLVSVPVLFSGVLKSPKQMMQFMEKSNFIQPGHLERLRLYCGELGLDEERCLKETDKSDRMEGLYIKVEEDGIVKARYKYVRASFLTAIKNAEGHWLNRPIIPNILRPGADLFNFS